One window of the Candidatus Dependentiae bacterium genome contains the following:
- a CDS encoding thioredoxin family protein translates to MKCYVKQLSLMIIASVCAQVIYADDYTVRGPGRFNNLLGEHELAVVLFYNQDTERMKDMFVNVSKDSRYDKTGVAFIHANVGRYKDLTDVAHTYSARVPSIMLFRDGQRVKAAMLTGDVSGSDLRSYIDQHFGDRIDAIRKEQEKAREEYEASRPRSSVSFGIGVGVGYPYYGYPYYGYPYWGGGYWGGGRYYRGGYYRGGRGYYRGHGHGGHRGGGRRP, encoded by the coding sequence ATGAAGTGTTATGTAAAACAATTGAGTTTAATGATTATAGCTTCTGTATGTGCGCAAGTAATATATGCAGATGATTATACCGTACGTGGTCCCGGGCGATTTAATAATTTATTGGGTGAGCATGAATTAGCGGTGGTCTTATTTTATAACCAAGATACTGAACGAATGAAGGATATGTTCGTTAACGTAAGTAAAGACTCTCGTTATGATAAAACTGGCGTAGCGTTTATTCATGCAAATGTGGGACGTTATAAAGATTTAACGGATGTTGCACATACGTATAGTGCTCGTGTGCCATCGATTATGTTATTTCGCGATGGGCAACGAGTAAAGGCGGCAATGCTTACTGGCGATGTTTCAGGAAGTGATTTGCGTAGTTATATTGATCAACATTTTGGTGATCGCATAGACGCAATACGTAAAGAACAAGAAAAAGCACGAGAAGAGTATGAGGCAAGTCGTCCACGTTCGAGTGTTTCTTTTGGTATAGGTGTTGGAGTTGGTTATCCATATTATGGTTACCCATATTATGGCTACCCCTACTGGGGCGGTGGTTATTGGGGTGGTGGACGTTACTATAGAGGCGGTTATTATCGAGGCGGCCGCGGATACTATCGTGGCCATGGTCATGGTGGGCATCGTGGTGGTGGTAGACGGCCTTAA
- a CDS encoding leucyl aminopeptidase: protein MKGITMVTIDVSSKQLFEQKVACYIMLLAHDFGKKDVAILAKEYPDLHALLKKKNFTGKLLQTITVPVRIHNELVYVVLVGMGKQKDEYLEIENYRRALGKALRVAIDLKCETAAVAVPSANLFGADVQYLAQQTATIVQMAAYHFDEYISKNKEEDIDLFQVVLCVDAKHATQVKEGAKEGSYIGQAVNMARHWIDLPPSVLTPPQLADKAMAIAKEHHLDITVFDKKQLEKLGMGGIVGVSVGSDIEPRLVIMEYKTKKKDAPTLAFVGKGITFDSGGLSIKPAVSMETMKDDMSGAAAVIATMQALAQLKPEVNVVGVTPLAENLPSGKATKPGDILRFYNGKTAEVKNTDAEGRLILADALSYTAQHYKPDAMIDLATLTGACSQALGPFYTGMMSQHDELIDIVEDAAFHSGDHVWRLPLHDDYKVAIKSDVADLCNIGSGKYRAGAITAGHFLKNFVGDIPWVHLDIAGTAFDVPDRPYYRSGATGVGVRLLVDLAMNWPN, encoded by the coding sequence ATGAAAGGTATTACCATGGTTACCATAGATGTCAGTAGTAAACAATTGTTTGAGCAAAAGGTTGCATGTTATATAATGTTGCTTGCTCACGATTTTGGCAAAAAAGATGTTGCAATATTAGCAAAAGAATATCCGGATTTGCATGCGTTGCTTAAAAAAAAGAATTTTACCGGTAAGTTGTTGCAAACTATCACGGTTCCCGTACGTATACATAATGAGCTTGTCTATGTGGTGCTTGTTGGCATGGGTAAACAAAAAGATGAATACCTAGAGATTGAAAACTATCGTCGTGCATTAGGAAAAGCATTGCGTGTTGCCATTGATTTAAAATGTGAAACCGCAGCAGTTGCAGTTCCTTCAGCAAACCTATTTGGTGCGGATGTTCAATATCTTGCGCAACAAACGGCTACTATTGTGCAAATGGCTGCATATCACTTTGACGAATATATTTCTAAAAACAAAGAAGAAGATATTGATCTATTTCAAGTAGTACTTTGTGTTGATGCGAAACATGCTACACAGGTAAAAGAAGGTGCAAAAGAAGGTTCATATATTGGCCAAGCAGTCAACATGGCACGCCATTGGATTGATTTACCACCAAGTGTATTGACGCCACCACAACTTGCAGATAAAGCAATGGCAATAGCAAAAGAGCATCATCTTGATATTACTGTCTTTGATAAAAAGCAATTAGAAAAATTAGGTATGGGTGGCATTGTGGGTGTATCAGTTGGCTCTGACATTGAGCCACGTCTAGTAATTATGGAATATAAAACAAAGAAAAAAGATGCACCAACATTAGCTTTTGTAGGCAAGGGGATTACCTTTGACTCAGGAGGGTTGAGTATAAAGCCTGCAGTATCTATGGAAACGATGAAAGATGATATGTCAGGTGCAGCGGCGGTTATAGCAACTATGCAAGCCTTGGCACAACTTAAACCAGAGGTTAATGTGGTAGGGGTAACTCCATTGGCAGAAAATTTACCAAGTGGCAAAGCGACAAAGCCAGGTGATATTTTGCGTTTTTATAATGGTAAAACAGCAGAGGTCAAAAATACTGACGCAGAAGGTCGTTTGATATTGGCTGATGCACTTTCATATACTGCTCAACATTACAAGCCGGATGCTATGATTGATCTGGCAACCTTAACCGGTGCATGTTCACAGGCTCTTGGTCCTTTTTATACAGGTATGATGAGTCAGCACGATGAGCTAATAGATATTGTAGAAGATGCAGCATTTCATTCTGGTGATCATGTGTGGCGTTTACCATTGCATGATGATTATAAAGTGGCGATTAAATCTGATGTTGCTGATTTATGTAATATTGGGTCTGGCAAATATAGAGCAGGTGCAATTACGGCAGGGCACTTTTTGAAAAACTTTGTTGGTGATATTCCTTGGGTACATTTGGATATTGCCGGCACAGCCTTTGATGTGCCTGATCGTCCGTACTACCGCTCGGGTGCAACCGGTGTTGGTGTGCGGTTGTTGGTTGATCTAGCTATGAATTGGCCAAATTAA
- the thyX gene encoding FAD-dependent thymidylate synthase: MEQQIPLKPKTVFSLTDSTNNFENHIDPLGDNISSLALVRASGSDVDIVNAARVSYGKFVTEIQERDRNLIRFLVEHNHTSPFEHNQLSFRIKAPMFVARQWMRHRINSYNEISYRYVKAPLEFYIPPKWRYQDKVNKQASVGAFDDSHALAEYKKGLEIAKQTYESLLERGICRELARGILPTCTYTQFIFTCNLQSLTHFLKLRLNPGAQHEIRMFAHGMLALALPHFPVCLEEWRRVHIPDLQVKTFDEFTPAFTQAVEEK; the protein is encoded by the coding sequence ATGGAACAACAAATACCGTTAAAACCAAAAACTGTTTTCTCATTAACTGATAGCACTAATAACTTTGAAAACCACATTGACCCACTTGGTGATAACATTAGCTCACTTGCATTAGTTCGCGCTTCTGGATCAGATGTGGATATTGTAAATGCTGCACGTGTATCGTATGGCAAATTTGTAACAGAAATACAAGAACGCGACAGGAATTTGATCAGATTTTTAGTCGAGCACAATCACACAAGCCCGTTCGAACACAATCAATTATCCTTCCGCATAAAAGCGCCTATGTTTGTTGCCCGTCAATGGATGCGTCATCGAATTAATTCATATAATGAAATTTCATATCGTTACGTAAAAGCACCACTCGAATTTTACATTCCACCAAAATGGCGTTATCAAGACAAAGTAAACAAGCAAGCATCAGTCGGGGCATTTGATGATTCACATGCATTAGCCGAATACAAAAAGGGATTAGAAATAGCAAAACAAACATATGAATCACTACTTGAGCGCGGAATATGCAGAGAGCTTGCACGAGGAATTTTGCCAACGTGTACTTACACACAATTCATTTTCACATGTAACTTACAATCATTGACTCACTTTTTAAAATTAAGGCTTAATCCTGGAGCTCAACATGAAATTCGCATGTTCGCACATGGCATGCTTGCGCTTGCGCTACCACATTTTCCCGTATGCTTAGAAGAATGGAGGCGAGTTCATATTCCTGATTTACAAGTAAAAACATTCGACGAATTTACGCCCGCATTTACACAGGCAGTAGAAGAAAAATAA
- the ftsW gene encoding putative lipid II flippase FtsW yields the protein MMFIRSKINHDLQIFLGIIFGLLIIGGLFIYSASSVYALEHFGSSHYFVKKQIFGIIVGIIALIIGCIVPIDTIKKYSPVLLVGAMLLTALTLFPQFAQKIHGSNRWLKLGGFAFQPSELLKIAVILYTAYFLDKKIYKQSSFTRSFLPLIVMIGIPCIILLKQPDFGMTFTLLITVFMVLFIAHFNNKQLFITTAAFIPVVLGLIIMKPYRLKRIITFLNPWNDPKGAGFQIIQSLIAIGSGGLTGVGIGNSKQKFFYLPMQHTDFIFSIIAEETGFIGSIFLVFLFGSLLYFGIRIAWQLCTPFDTFAALGFTILISLQAIINIAVATGLAPTKGLGLPFVSYGNSALVCNLFMVGIIINMVHNTHKK from the coding sequence ATGATGTTCATACGAAGCAAAATAAACCATGATTTACAAATTTTTTTAGGAATTATTTTTGGTCTACTCATCATTGGAGGATTATTTATATATTCAGCAAGTTCTGTGTATGCCTTAGAACATTTTGGCAGCTCACATTATTTTGTAAAAAAACAAATTTTTGGAATAATAGTCGGTATTATTGCTTTGATTATTGGGTGTATAGTTCCCATAGATACAATAAAAAAATATAGTCCAGTATTGTTAGTTGGCGCTATGCTCCTAACCGCATTAACCTTATTTCCACAATTTGCGCAGAAAATTCATGGTTCAAATAGGTGGCTTAAGTTGGGAGGATTCGCGTTCCAACCAAGTGAATTATTGAAAATCGCTGTTATTCTCTATACCGCCTATTTTCTTGATAAGAAGATCTACAAACAATCATCTTTTACAAGAAGTTTTTTACCTCTTATTGTTATGATTGGTATACCATGTATTATTCTGCTCAAACAACCAGATTTTGGTATGACGTTCACACTGCTTATCACGGTATTTATGGTGTTATTTATCGCACATTTTAATAACAAACAACTTTTTATAACTACCGCAGCATTCATCCCCGTTGTACTTGGGCTTATTATTATGAAACCATACCGATTAAAGCGGATTATAACATTCTTAAATCCTTGGAATGATCCAAAAGGAGCGGGGTTTCAAATTATTCAATCATTAATAGCTATTGGGTCAGGAGGTCTAACGGGAGTTGGTATTGGTAATTCAAAACAAAAATTTTTCTACCTACCAATGCAGCATACTGACTTTATTTTTTCAATCATTGCTGAAGAGACAGGGTTTATTGGTTCTATTTTCTTAGTTTTCTTATTTGGTTCCTTATTATATTTTGGCATACGTATTGCATGGCAACTATGTACACCATTCGACACGTTTGCCGCGCTTGGTTTCACCATATTAATTAGCCTTCAAGCAATTATAAATATTGCAGTTGCAACTGGGCTTGCACCAACCAAAGGACTTGGATTACCATTTGTCAGCTACGGAAATTCTGCACTAGTATGTAATTTATTTATGGTAGGAATTATTATTAACATGGTACACAACACACACAAGAAATAA
- the murD gene encoding UDP-N-acetylmuramoyl-L-alanine--D-glutamate ligase → MNIQNKKIGIWGFGRVGKSVANFLQIHSNNTIEVMNDTELSPDDKKWLDTHAIVLRSQLDPEDQKTFFTHNDYIIPSPGIDIRPYYHTYKHKWLAEVDLFYTHFHKPIIAITGSVGKTTVTHILEQLLNAYKYKARACGNIGTPMLDIVSEQNQLDYAVIEVSSFQLEYAKLFAPNIGIITNISANHLDRHSMLEYIAAKRNIMARQDKNKKALVPLELVEKLRIQNQPLHVFYSEPLSIEKQKLLEKNDVVFFIQENLLIKKTIDSEVKIIDMAMLPNITFAQNWLIICSILDMIGCKLEDIAQHIDTIRLPEHRMEKVTCTIQDITFINDSKSTTIQSTLAAVHALKDKSIILFIGGLSKGVNRSDLIKQLPSNIKEVYCFGHEHKQLSDACITYGVSSHAFATLSDAFAVCAQQINPGDYVLLSPAGSSYDEFKNYEERGRHFKKLVKELNDVHTKQNKP, encoded by the coding sequence ATGAATATACAAAATAAAAAAATTGGAATTTGGGGATTTGGTCGTGTTGGTAAATCGGTTGCAAATTTTTTACAAATACACAGTAACAATACCATCGAAGTAATGAATGATACCGAATTATCACCAGATGATAAAAAATGGCTAGATACACATGCCATTGTATTACGTTCTCAACTTGATCCAGAAGACCAAAAAACATTTTTTACTCATAACGATTATATTATACCAAGCCCGGGAATTGATATCCGACCATATTATCATACATACAAACACAAATGGCTGGCAGAAGTTGATTTGTTTTATACACATTTTCATAAACCAATAATTGCTATTACGGGATCAGTTGGAAAAACAACAGTAACTCATATATTAGAGCAATTACTCAATGCATATAAATACAAAGCGCGCGCATGTGGCAATATCGGTACCCCTATGCTTGATATTGTATCAGAACAAAATCAATTAGATTATGCCGTTATAGAAGTTTCTAGTTTTCAGCTTGAATACGCCAAGCTATTTGCGCCAAACATTGGAATTATTACTAATATTTCTGCCAATCATTTAGATCGGCATTCTATGCTAGAATATATTGCTGCAAAACGGAATATTATGGCTCGCCAAGATAAAAATAAAAAAGCTCTAGTTCCTCTTGAATTGGTCGAAAAATTACGCATACAAAACCAACCTCTACATGTGTTTTACTCTGAACCATTATCCATAGAAAAACAAAAATTATTAGAAAAAAATGATGTAGTCTTTTTTATACAAGAAAACCTACTTATTAAAAAAACAATTGATTCTGAAGTCAAAATAATTGATATGGCAATGCTTCCAAACATAACTTTTGCCCAAAACTGGCTTATTATATGTAGTATATTAGATATGATAGGATGCAAATTAGAAGATATAGCTCAACATATAGATACTATCAGACTTCCTGAGCATCGTATGGAAAAAGTTACATGCACAATCCAGGACATTACATTTATTAATGACTCTAAATCAACAACCATACAATCAACTCTTGCAGCAGTGCATGCACTCAAGGATAAATCAATCATACTTTTTATTGGTGGGCTTTCCAAAGGAGTAAATCGTTCTGATTTAATTAAACAGCTACCCAGCAATATAAAAGAAGTGTATTGTTTTGGACATGAACACAAACAATTATCCGACGCATGTATAACCTATGGAGTTTCATCACATGCTTTTGCTACGCTCAGTGATGCATTTGCTGTATGCGCACAGCAGATAAATCCCGGTGATTATGTGCTTTTATCTCCCGCAGGCAGCAGCTATGACGAATTTAAAAATTATGAAGAGCGTGGCCGACATTTCAAAAAATTGGTCAAGGAGTTAAATGATGTTCATACGAAGCAAAATAAACCATGA
- a CDS encoding ankyrin repeat domain-containing protein: protein MHRKLIILLLPSFCLIFPMKRTCDAIATDIITQCELKFKKIKLETPQTRKRPNPYTSDRKISKKLKTTHGIDLFEEFEYELKKESHKELHACTPGNMAIAFIRATMDNNIEQMETLLQQGAFIDANISQHGWTALMIATLQRKTAIVQWLLEHGANMYRKNTYGECAWDFAQYRVESLPILQEFQEQNLCQNFDHMLIDDDKMLIE from the coding sequence ATGCATAGAAAACTGATTATTTTATTATTACCATCATTCTGCTTAATTTTTCCTATGAAACGCACATGCGATGCTATTGCTACAGACATAATAACCCAATGTGAATTAAAATTTAAAAAAATAAAACTAGAAACACCACAAACGCGCAAGAGACCAAATCCATATACATCTGATAGAAAAATATCAAAGAAATTAAAAACGACTCATGGTATTGACCTATTTGAAGAATTTGAATACGAACTAAAAAAAGAATCTCATAAAGAACTACATGCTTGTACACCGGGCAATATGGCAATTGCATTTATTCGTGCAACTATGGACAACAATATAGAACAAATGGAAACATTGTTACAACAGGGAGCGTTTATAGATGCAAACATTAGTCAACATGGATGGACCGCTCTTATGATAGCAACATTACAAAGAAAAACCGCAATTGTACAATGGCTCCTGGAACATGGTGCAAATATGTACCGCAAAAATACATATGGTGAATGTGCATGGGATTTTGCACAATACCGCGTAGAAAGTTTACCTATCCTGCAGGAATTTCAAGAACAAAATTTGTGTCAAAACTTTGACCATATGTTGATTGATGATGACAAGATGTTAATTGAATAA
- the ileS gene encoding isoleucine--tRNA ligase, translating into MAEKKEQDTEVSFKDTLNLPHTDFPMRANAQENDPAMLARWASEDLYTKTFNLNQGNEKYILHDGPPYANGNIHIGHAYNKILKDIVTKSRRMLGMHVPVTPGWDCHGLPIELKVTKEHPGLSRSELKKACRSYAQKWIDIQRDEFKQLGVLMDWQDPYLTMNFDYESSILRAFGNFVAQNYIERKNKTVPWCTSCQTVLATAEIEYEDRKDPSIYVQFPLEESIVNKLFPDVANKEVSMLIWTTTPWTLPLNRAVLVKPNEQYVILDINGKYVIVGAALADKVCTLLTTEKKIIATFNSDALIQLGARVYHPFIKNLLVPIIADQSVELSEGTANVHSAPGAGPIDYEVGVKHNLEIFSPVTPDGKYAHGIAPTELEGMSLQDGQIWVIKKLVELDKLLYKSSVRHSYPHCWRCRGGLIFRATKQWFFDLAKGNVKHKSLDAIAHLNMFPEASRNRLAATVEGRLEWCISRQRVWGVPIPALICNHCDYTYTAQVLIDRVAEEVAKYGIEYWDEVSLKDLLPADFECPMCQYNDWKKETDILDVWFDSGVSHYAVLMQRPELRFPADIYLEGKDQHRGWFQSSLLTSIALEHEACTKAFLTHGFTVDATGRKMSKSLGNVVSPQEIISKLGTDGLRLWAASIDYADDAVVSDVLLRNVQEVLRKVRNTCRFLLSNLYDFDIKTDAIPFENLQAIDQYALRQLTEFNEVVLHAYQTHDFTGVYHQLVDYCTVELSSFYLDIIKDRLYVEQANGHARRSAQTACWYILDTLTKLMAPVLSFTAEQVSDNYEKNKTESIHLQRFADIRPIIEQLGSAEEHEERWDLLKRIRSVILKAIEVQREQGLIKHSLEARVSIHLMLPKEQQQLFDSFTDNLQQQSLQDFFKEFVIVSQFNIVDQDNTLEKSSLPGLLIKVERAYGNKCPRCWNWDTTEYAHYLCERCHRLLNK; encoded by the coding sequence ATGGCAGAGAAAAAAGAACAGGATACAGAGGTTAGTTTTAAAGATACGCTTAATTTACCTCACACTGATTTTCCTATGCGTGCCAATGCCCAAGAAAACGATCCTGCCATGCTTGCCCGTTGGGCTTCAGAAGATTTATATACAAAGACCTTTAACCTTAATCAAGGCAATGAAAAGTATATTTTGCATGATGGCCCTCCCTATGCTAATGGGAACATTCATATTGGTCATGCATATAATAAAATTCTAAAGGACATTGTTACCAAATCAAGACGCATGCTTGGCATGCATGTGCCGGTGACCCCTGGATGGGATTGCCATGGTCTGCCTATTGAATTAAAAGTAACCAAAGAACACCCTGGTTTATCGCGCAGTGAGCTTAAAAAAGCATGTCGTTCCTATGCGCAAAAATGGATTGATATTCAGCGTGATGAGTTCAAACAGCTTGGTGTTCTTATGGATTGGCAAGATCCTTATCTGACTATGAATTTTGATTATGAATCATCAATATTGCGAGCATTTGGTAATTTTGTTGCTCAAAACTATATTGAGCGTAAAAATAAAACAGTTCCTTGGTGTACATCGTGCCAGACAGTACTAGCTACGGCAGAAATAGAATACGAAGATCGAAAAGATCCATCAATTTATGTCCAATTTCCCCTTGAGGAATCGATAGTAAATAAGTTATTTCCTGACGTGGCAAATAAAGAAGTTAGTATGTTGATTTGGACTACAACTCCATGGACGTTGCCTCTTAATCGGGCGGTGCTTGTCAAACCCAATGAACAATATGTGATCTTAGATATTAATGGTAAATATGTAATTGTTGGCGCAGCATTAGCAGATAAAGTATGTACGTTGCTTACCACAGAAAAAAAGATCATTGCTACATTCAATTCGGATGCTTTGATACAACTTGGCGCTCGTGTATATCATCCATTTATTAAAAATTTATTAGTACCAATTATCGCTGACCAATCGGTTGAATTGAGTGAAGGGACTGCTAATGTACACAGTGCTCCCGGCGCTGGCCCAATTGATTACGAGGTTGGCGTAAAACATAATTTAGAAATTTTTTCTCCAGTTACTCCCGATGGTAAATATGCGCATGGTATTGCTCCAACAGAACTTGAAGGTATGAGCTTGCAAGATGGGCAAATTTGGGTAATTAAAAAATTAGTTGAGTTGGACAAATTATTATACAAATCGAGTGTTCGCCATTCATATCCGCATTGTTGGCGATGTCGCGGGGGTCTTATTTTCCGCGCAACAAAACAATGGTTTTTTGATTTGGCAAAGGGTAATGTAAAGCATAAATCACTGGATGCTATTGCTCATTTGAATATGTTTCCTGAAGCTTCACGCAATCGGCTTGCTGCAACGGTGGAAGGGCGCCTAGAATGGTGTATTTCACGCCAACGTGTGTGGGGTGTGCCAATTCCGGCATTAATTTGTAACCATTGTGATTATACCTATACTGCACAAGTGCTGATTGATCGAGTAGCTGAAGAAGTTGCTAAATATGGTATTGAATATTGGGATGAAGTTTCCTTGAAAGATTTGCTTCCTGCAGATTTTGAATGCCCGATGTGTCAGTATAATGATTGGAAAAAAGAAACGGACATTCTTGATGTTTGGTTTGATTCTGGGGTTAGTCATTATGCAGTACTTATGCAAAGACCAGAACTTAGGTTTCCTGCAGATATTTATTTAGAAGGAAAAGATCAGCATCGTGGTTGGTTCCAAAGCTCATTGTTGACTAGTATTGCATTAGAGCACGAAGCATGCACAAAGGCATTTTTGACCCATGGATTTACGGTAGATGCTACCGGTCGTAAAATGTCTAAATCACTAGGCAATGTGGTTTCTCCACAAGAAATTATTAGCAAACTGGGGACCGATGGATTACGGCTATGGGCAGCGAGTATTGATTATGCGGATGATGCAGTAGTTTCTGATGTACTTTTGCGCAATGTCCAAGAAGTATTGCGTAAGGTGCGTAATACGTGCCGATTCTTATTATCTAACTTATATGATTTTGATATAAAGACTGATGCAATACCGTTTGAAAACCTTCAAGCAATTGATCAATATGCACTGCGTCAATTAACTGAATTCAATGAGGTTGTTTTGCATGCATACCAAACACATGATTTTACCGGTGTATATCATCAATTGGTTGATTATTGCACGGTGGAATTAAGTTCATTTTACTTGGATATTATCAAAGATCGCTTGTATGTTGAGCAGGCAAATGGCCATGCTCGCCGCTCAGCACAAACTGCATGTTGGTATATTCTAGATACATTAACTAAGTTAATGGCACCAGTGCTTTCTTTCACAGCAGAGCAAGTTTCTGATAATTACGAAAAAAATAAAACTGAATCAATTCACTTGCAACGTTTTGCCGATATACGTCCTATTATTGAACAACTTGGTTCTGCAGAAGAACATGAAGAACGTTGGGATTTGCTCAAAAGAATACGTTCAGTAATCTTGAAAGCTATTGAAGTACAACGTGAGCAAGGGTTAATTAAACACTCTCTTGAAGCTCGTGTTTCAATACATCTGATGTTACCAAAAGAACAGCAACAATTATTTGATAGTTTTACCGATAATCTGCAGCAGCAAAGCTTGCAAGACTTCTTTAAAGAGTTTGTGATTGTTTCGCAGTTTAATATTGTTGATCAGGATAATACCTTAGAAAAATCTTCATTACCCGGCCTATTGATTAAGGTAGAACGTGCGTATGGTAATAAATGTCCGCGATGTTGGAACTGGGACACAACTGAATATGCACATTATCTATGTGAGCGTTGCCATAGGTTGTTAAATAAATAG
- a CDS encoding EamA family transporter — translation MPFASALFGALAIIFTRIGLAGIDPTWAATIESSVITACLVLTSIVSRKINGANVITLQSTYGWYILLAGICGGAAWVSYLIALKYGVVSKVVAIERLSFVLVLIFCALIWNEYTSIKYLIGGILMTVGILLISM, via the coding sequence ATGCCATTTGCATCAGCATTATTTGGGGCCTTAGCAATTATATTCACACGCATTGGACTTGCTGGCATCGACCCTACCTGGGCAGCTACTATTGAATCATCAGTAATAACTGCATGTTTAGTTCTTACTAGTATAGTATCACGTAAAATTAATGGAGCTAATGTAATCACGCTACAAAGCACATATGGTTGGTATATTTTACTTGCAGGTATTTGTGGTGGAGCTGCATGGGTTAGCTATTTGATAGCACTTAAGTATGGCGTTGTATCCAAAGTAGTAGCTATTGAGCGCTTAAGCTTTGTGCTAGTACTTATATTTTGTGCACTTATCTGGAACGAATATACTAGCATCAAATATCTTATTGGCGGGATACTCATGACTGTCGGCATATTATTAATTTCTATGTAA
- a CDS encoding EamA family transporter produces MIWFLYTFASAFFGALSVILTRIGLAGVDPTWAATINSLITTGFLVTASLFLSKFNETMIKINMSNMGYILLAGIASGTAWLCYIIALKYGAVSGVVAIEVAIDFVLVLVFCALIWGEYTSIKYIIGGILMTAGAVLVSI; encoded by the coding sequence ATGATATGGTTTTTATATACGTTTGCATCAGCATTTTTTGGTGCCTTGTCAGTTATATTGACACGTATTGGCCTTGCAGGGGTTGACCCTACATGGGCAGCTACCATTAACTCTTTGATCACAACAGGATTTCTTGTTACTGCAAGTTTGTTCTTAAGTAAATTTAATGAAACCATGATAAAGATAAATATGAGTAATATGGGGTATATACTCTTGGCTGGGATTGCAAGTGGTACTGCTTGGTTATGTTATATTATAGCTCTGAAATATGGAGCTGTGTCTGGTGTTGTAGCTATAGAAGTTGCTATCGACTTTGTTCTTGTTCTCGTCTTTTGTGCTCTTATTTGGGGTGAATATACCAGCATTAAATATATTATTGGAGGTATACTCATGACCGCCGGTGCTGTATTGGTATCAATATAA